A window of Castanea sativa cultivar Marrone di Chiusa Pesio chromosome 1, ASM4071231v1 contains these coding sequences:
- the LOC142623953 gene encoding reticulon-like protein B3, producing MAEEHRQHHEEEVKVEERESLLEKITGTIHGHDSSSDSEDEKKKEKEREKEREKEKEREREREREREKEKMNISSPPQSSSSMKDKIYRLFGREQPVHKVFGGGKPADVFLWRNKKISAGVLGSATAMWVLFELLEYHLLTLVCHILILSLAVLFLWSNASTFINKSRPHIPEFHIPEEPVLQVAAALRIEINNAFSFLRDIASGRDLKKFLSAIAGLWVLSIVGNWCNFLTLFYIAFVLLHTLPVLYEKYEDQVDSFAEKAHAEFNKQYAVFDAKVLSKIPRGPLKDKKRD from the exons aTGGCGGAGGAGCATCGTCAACACCATGAGGAGGAAGTGAAGGTGGAGGAGAGGGAGTCGCTGTTGGAGAAGATAACGGGGACGATCCATGGCCACGATTCGTCTTCGGATTCGGAGGacgagaagaagaaggagaaagagagagagaaagagagagagaaagagaaagagagagagagagagcgagagcgAGAGCGAGAGAAGGAAAAGATGAATATTAGCTCGCCACCACAATCGTCATCGTCGATGAAGGACAAGATTTACAGGCTCTTTGGGAGGGAACAGCCGGTTCACAAGGTTTTCGGTGGTGGCAAAC CTGCTGATGTTTTCTTGTGGAGGAACAAGAAGATCTCAGCGGGAGTGCTGGGCAGTGCAACTGCTATGTGGGTTCTGTTTGAATTGCTTGAATACCACCTGTTAACTCTCGTTTGCCACATCTTGATTCTGTCTCTTGCAGTTCTGTTCTTGTGGTCCAATGCTTCCACATTTATCAACAA GAGTCGTCCACACATTCCAGAATTCCATATCCCAGAGGAGCCTGTTCTTCAGGTTGCCGCTGCATTGAGGATTGAGATCAACaatgctttttcttttctgcGGGATATAGCATCCGGAAGAGACCTAAAGAAGTTCCTCTCT GCAATTGCTGGCTTGTGGGTTTTGTCTATTGTGGGGAACTGGTGCAACTTCCTGACCTTGTTCTACATAG CATTTGTTTTGCTACACACACTGCCAGTGCTCTATGAGAAATATGAGGACCAAGTGGACTCATTTGCTGAGAAGGCACATGCTGAGTTTAACAAGCAATATGCAGTTTTTGATGCAAAGGTTTTGAGCAAGATTCCTAGAGGACCATTGAAGGATAAGAAGAGGGACTGA
- the LOC142622736 gene encoding putative membrane-associated kinase regulator 2 isoform X2: MEAFSLLKYWRGSGGGVNVTGVGDSGVNARTAGTTTIVTAVSQTDDENEDNDDDGPFFDLEFTVPDEEEEENQGKENENENENESELEVLEEEEDEDEDDEEEDDEFDDGGGDEREFKFTLSSGSGSGSSNVDRADPNLSLSPSDDLFFKGRLVPIEPSTLVFNPSESEPNSKPQFPVKLLKSATKFRVFMLGLKKSKPNPTSPKQDKKEPEQQQQQQQQQQQQQQQQQQQHQKQEPKQSTKNKSFTVKFKVEEVPIMSLFTRDSSKSASVNKTQKQNTEELGSSSSSSTVSEEKKFSKEVMQKYLKKVKPLYVRVSRRYGEKLRFSGQLSLGGAAAGPKPILQKTAAPAAEKSQAAEPEGSESSANNNNNNVKAHQKLGNIPTGLRVVCKHLGKSRSASSAVAAAPIGTAAASKRRDDSLLQQQDGIQSAILHCKRSFNASRVFFV; this comes from the exons ATGGAAGCTTTCAGCTTACTCAAGTACTGGCGAggcagtggtggtggtgttaACGTTACCGGCGTTGGAGACTCCGGTGTCAACGCACGCACCGCCGGAACCACGACAATCGTCACCGCCGTTTCTCAAACTGACGACGAGAACGAAGACAACGACGATGACGGACCCTTCTTCGACTTGGAGTTCACTGTTCCTGACGAAGAAGAGGAGGAAAACCAAGGCAAAGAGAACGAGAACGAGAACGAGAACGAGAGCGAATTAGAAGtgcttgaagaagaagaagatgaagatgaagatgatgaagaagaagacgacgAGTTTGACGATGGTGGTGGGGATGAGAGAGAGTTTAAATTCACGCTCTCATCTGGGTCTGGTTCTGGGTCCAGCAATGTTGACCGCGCGGACCCAAACTTGTCCCTTTCTCCTTCTGATGATCTTTTCTTCAAGGGTAGACTCGTGCCCATTGAGCCATCTACGCTTGTCTTCAACCCCTCCGAATCCGAACCCAATTCGAAACCTCAATTCCCTGTCAAGCTTTTGAAATCAGCTACCAAGTTCCGTGTCTTCATGTTGGGTCTCAAAAAGTCTAAACCAAACCCAACTTCACCCAAACAAGACAAAAAAGAACCcgagcaacagcaacagcaacagcaacagcaacagcaacaacaacaacaacaacaacaacaacaccaaaagCAAGAGCCAAAGCAGAGTACTAAGAATAAGTCTTTTACTGTGAAATTTAAGGTGGAGGAAGTTCCAATAATGTCTTTGTTTACTAGAGACAGTTCGAAAAGCGCTTCTGTTAACAAAACACAGAAACAGAACACGGAAGAGTTgggctcttcttcttcttcttctacagtTTCTGAGGAGAAGAAGTTTTCAAAAGAGGTAATGCAAAAGTACTTAAAGAAGGTTAAGCCTCTTTACGTTCGGGTTTCTCGAAGGTACGGTGAGAAGCTGAGATTTTCTGGGCAGTTAAGCCTAGGTGGCGCCGCTGCCGGACCTAAGCCGATTTTGCAGAAAACGGCGGCTCCGGCAGCTGAGAAGAGCCAAGCGGCTGAGCCGGAGGGTTCTGAGAGTTCAGctaacaataataacaacaatgtGAAGGCTCATCAGAAGCTGGGGAATATTCCAACTGGGCTAAGAGTTGTGTGTAAGCATTTGGGGAAGAGCCGGTCGGCTTCTTCGGCTGTGGCGGCGGCGCCTATTGGAACTGCGGCGGCTTCAAAGAGAAGAGATGACTCGCTGTTGCAGCAGCAAGATGGAATCCAAAGTGCCATTCTGCATTGCAAGCGTTCTTTCAATGCCTCTAGAG tcttttttgtttaa
- the LOC142622736 gene encoding putative membrane-associated kinase regulator 2 isoform X1: MEAFSLLKYWRGSGGGVNVTGVGDSGVNARTAGTTTIVTAVSQTDDENEDNDDDGPFFDLEFTVPDEEEEENQGKENENENENESELEVLEEEEDEDEDDEEEDDEFDDGGGDEREFKFTLSSGSGSGSSNVDRADPNLSLSPSDDLFFKGRLVPIEPSTLVFNPSESEPNSKPQFPVKLLKSATKFRVFMLGLKKSKPNPTSPKQDKKEPEQQQQQQQQQQQQQQQQQQQHQKQEPKQSTKNKSFTVKFKVEEVPIMSLFTRDSSKSASVNKTQKQNTEELGSSSSSSTVSEEKKFSKEVMQKYLKKVKPLYVRVSRRYGEKLRFSGQLSLGGAAAGPKPILQKTAAPAAEKSQAAEPEGSESSANNNNNNVKAHQKLGNIPTGLRVVCKHLGKSRSASSAVAAAPIGTAAASKRRDDSLLQQQDGIQSAILHCKRSFNASRDSESSLLSRSVSDPLYEKSSELARKSSKEGKDGRI, from the exons ATGGAAGCTTTCAGCTTACTCAAGTACTGGCGAggcagtggtggtggtgttaACGTTACCGGCGTTGGAGACTCCGGTGTCAACGCACGCACCGCCGGAACCACGACAATCGTCACCGCCGTTTCTCAAACTGACGACGAGAACGAAGACAACGACGATGACGGACCCTTCTTCGACTTGGAGTTCACTGTTCCTGACGAAGAAGAGGAGGAAAACCAAGGCAAAGAGAACGAGAACGAGAACGAGAACGAGAGCGAATTAGAAGtgcttgaagaagaagaagatgaagatgaagatgatgaagaagaagacgacgAGTTTGACGATGGTGGTGGGGATGAGAGAGAGTTTAAATTCACGCTCTCATCTGGGTCTGGTTCTGGGTCCAGCAATGTTGACCGCGCGGACCCAAACTTGTCCCTTTCTCCTTCTGATGATCTTTTCTTCAAGGGTAGACTCGTGCCCATTGAGCCATCTACGCTTGTCTTCAACCCCTCCGAATCCGAACCCAATTCGAAACCTCAATTCCCTGTCAAGCTTTTGAAATCAGCTACCAAGTTCCGTGTCTTCATGTTGGGTCTCAAAAAGTCTAAACCAAACCCAACTTCACCCAAACAAGACAAAAAAGAACCcgagcaacagcaacagcaacagcaacagcaacagcaacaacaacaacaacaacaacaacaacaccaaaagCAAGAGCCAAAGCAGAGTACTAAGAATAAGTCTTTTACTGTGAAATTTAAGGTGGAGGAAGTTCCAATAATGTCTTTGTTTACTAGAGACAGTTCGAAAAGCGCTTCTGTTAACAAAACACAGAAACAGAACACGGAAGAGTTgggctcttcttcttcttcttctacagtTTCTGAGGAGAAGAAGTTTTCAAAAGAGGTAATGCAAAAGTACTTAAAGAAGGTTAAGCCTCTTTACGTTCGGGTTTCTCGAAGGTACGGTGAGAAGCTGAGATTTTCTGGGCAGTTAAGCCTAGGTGGCGCCGCTGCCGGACCTAAGCCGATTTTGCAGAAAACGGCGGCTCCGGCAGCTGAGAAGAGCCAAGCGGCTGAGCCGGAGGGTTCTGAGAGTTCAGctaacaataataacaacaatgtGAAGGCTCATCAGAAGCTGGGGAATATTCCAACTGGGCTAAGAGTTGTGTGTAAGCATTTGGGGAAGAGCCGGTCGGCTTCTTCGGCTGTGGCGGCGGCGCCTATTGGAACTGCGGCGGCTTCAAAGAGAAGAGATGACTCGCTGTTGCAGCAGCAAGATGGAATCCAAAGTGCCATTCTGCATTGCAAGCGTTCTTTCAATGCCTCTAGAG aTTCGGAGTCTTCTCTGCTGTCACGATCTGTGAGCGACCCATTGTATGAGAAATCATCAGAATTGGCAAGAAAGTCTTCGAAGGAAGGGAAAGATGGTCGTATTTGA